Proteins encoded by one window of Phytohabitans houttuyneae:
- a CDS encoding poly-gamma-glutamate biosynthesis protein PgsC/CapC, producing the protein MTFLPGGELSPQLATMCLGVGLIFALICYLTTNLSPGGMITPGWVALAMVEDHLQAAVMVLMTVVTFGLMKVLQKIVILYGKRLFAAVVLLSVLLQVTAFLIIQRDVPLLFAHQTLGFVAPGLIAYQLIRQPKGATILATTVVSAATYGVVISGILTGLVPVT; encoded by the coding sequence GTGACCTTCCTTCCCGGCGGGGAGCTGAGCCCGCAGCTCGCGACCATGTGCCTCGGCGTGGGGCTGATCTTCGCGCTGATCTGCTATCTCACCACCAACCTCTCCCCCGGCGGCATGATCACGCCGGGCTGGGTGGCGCTCGCCATGGTCGAGGACCACCTACAGGCCGCCGTGATGGTGCTGATGACGGTGGTGACCTTCGGGCTCATGAAGGTGCTGCAGAAGATCGTCATCCTGTACGGCAAGCGCCTCTTCGCCGCCGTCGTGCTGCTGAGCGTGCTGCTCCAGGTGACCGCGTTCCTCATCATCCAGCGCGACGTACCGCTGCTGTTCGCCCACCAGACGCTCGGCTTCGTGGCGCCGGGCCTCATCGCGTACCAGCTGATCCGCCAGCCCAAGGGCGCCACCATCCTGGCGACGACCGTCGTCTCGGCGGCCACCTACGGCGTCGTGATCAGCGGCATCCTGACCGGCCTGGTGCCGGTGACGTAG
- a CDS encoding NlpC/P60 family protein: MRGIFVSAAAVVLLAGGAAACQRGEVEGTAPAAAAPDFVSAPPVEELQFKRVSNPARTLVVDAEGATLAVFTDKARTVRLTGPSRTFAEEAHTAATVTTDAWIRLAPRAWQKDAVDDTWVRPWLEKALADRSPDALAIAMEYTEGGKRNASFGPLSTTDPDGRAERSDFYDYLGIDWEFPDGKKERPDPDHIRSLDCSGFLRMVYGYRMGYPLRGTNTAGTGLPRRAYAMAALGPGVQLMPNRGTQAREYERLNAGDLVFFNGGPVLNDHIEHMGMYLGVDSNGRHRFISSRTKADGPTLGDTGGDSLLDGSGHYGVRFRTARRI; encoded by the coding sequence ATGCGCGGGATCTTCGTGAGCGCCGCCGCCGTGGTACTGCTCGCGGGCGGCGCCGCCGCCTGCCAGCGGGGCGAGGTGGAGGGCACAGCGCCGGCCGCCGCCGCCCCCGACTTCGTGTCCGCGCCTCCCGTGGAGGAGCTGCAGTTCAAGCGGGTGAGCAATCCAGCCCGCACGCTCGTCGTCGACGCGGAGGGCGCGACGCTCGCGGTCTTCACCGACAAGGCCCGCACGGTGCGCCTGACCGGCCCCTCACGCACCTTCGCCGAGGAGGCTCACACAGCAGCGACCGTCACCACGGACGCCTGGATACGGCTGGCGCCGCGCGCGTGGCAGAAGGACGCCGTTGACGACACCTGGGTGCGCCCGTGGCTGGAAAAGGCACTCGCCGACCGCAGCCCCGACGCGCTCGCCATCGCGATGGAGTACACCGAGGGCGGCAAGCGCAACGCCTCGTTCGGCCCGCTCTCGACCACCGACCCCGACGGCCGCGCCGAGCGCTCGGACTTCTACGACTACCTCGGCATCGACTGGGAGTTCCCGGACGGCAAGAAGGAACGCCCCGACCCCGACCACATCCGCAGCCTCGACTGCTCCGGCTTCCTCCGCATGGTGTACGGCTACCGCATGGGCTACCCCCTCCGCGGCACCAACACGGCCGGCACGGGCCTGCCCCGCCGCGCGTACGCGATGGCCGCGCTGGGCCCGGGCGTGCAGCTGATGCCCAACCGCGGCACGCAGGCCCGCGAGTACGAACGCCTCAACGCCGGCGACCTCGTCTTCTTCAACGGCGGCCCGGTCCTGAACGACCACATCGAGCACATGGGCATGTACCTGGGCGTGGACAGCAACGGCCGGCACCGCTTCATCTCCAGCCGCACCAAGGCCGACGGCCCGACCCTTGGCGACACCGGCGGCGACTCGCTGCTGGACGGCTCCGGCCACTACGGCGTCCGTTTCCGCACGGCCCGCCGCATCTAA
- the gatC gene encoding Asp-tRNA(Asn)/Glu-tRNA(Gln) amidotransferase subunit GatC, with translation MAAISREEVAHLARLSRLAVTEEELDLFAGQLDVILQAVARVGEVVAEDIPPTSHSVPLTNVLRDDVEVPCLTPEAALAGAPDVEEGRFRVPRILEEEA, from the coding sequence ATGGCCGCCATCTCCCGCGAGGAGGTCGCGCACCTCGCGCGCCTGTCGCGGCTCGCCGTAACCGAAGAGGAGCTCGACCTCTTCGCCGGCCAGCTCGACGTGATCCTCCAGGCGGTCGCCCGGGTGGGCGAGGTCGTGGCCGAGGACATCCCGCCGACCTCGCACTCCGTGCCGCTGACCAACGTGCTGCGCGACGACGTCGAGGTCCCGTGCCTGACGCCGGAGGCCGCTCTCGCCGGCGCGCCCGACGTGGAAGAGGGCCGGTTCCGCGTGCCTCGGATCCTGGAAGAGGAGGCGTAA
- the pgsB gene encoding poly-gamma-glutamate synthase PgsB, translating into MLFLYGVFAASCVVLLVAGIIEQRGHNANLRKIPTRILVNGIRGKSSITRLCAGALRGGGLSVVAKTTGTAARFIFTDGSEEPVYRKFGIANVVEQIGIVRRAAMYHPDALVMECMAVMPALQEINQEKLIRSTIGVLCNVREDHLAEMGPTLDDVARSLSRSMPVGGVCVTAERDRLEILKEEAAKRRCRLIVVDPETVSDEEMRGFGWITFKENVAIALAVARLVGIDRRAALAGMWGAPPDPGVLTVETYEANGRRLRFANVFAANDPESTLLNVRQLAQQGLIRRPVHLVINCRPDRVERNGQMGALVPRLDPDRVLLIGEPTRSALSKIPERWQGRVLDLGGRQRPGAMLDALLGQVRGTASVVAVGNIHGQGEVLIDELARLRGKR; encoded by the coding sequence GTGCTCTTCCTCTACGGCGTCTTCGCCGCAAGCTGCGTGGTGCTGCTGGTCGCCGGCATCATCGAGCAGCGGGGGCACAACGCCAACCTGCGCAAGATTCCCACCCGCATCCTCGTCAACGGCATCCGCGGCAAGAGCTCGATCACCCGCCTGTGCGCGGGCGCGTTGCGCGGCGGCGGCCTCTCCGTGGTCGCGAAGACCACCGGCACGGCGGCGCGCTTCATCTTCACCGACGGCAGCGAGGAGCCGGTCTACCGCAAGTTCGGCATCGCAAACGTGGTCGAGCAGATCGGCATCGTGCGGCGGGCCGCGATGTACCACCCGGACGCGCTGGTCATGGAGTGCATGGCGGTGATGCCGGCGCTCCAGGAGATCAACCAGGAAAAGCTGATCCGGTCGACGATCGGCGTGCTGTGCAACGTACGCGAGGACCACCTCGCCGAGATGGGGCCCACGCTCGACGACGTGGCCCGCTCGCTGAGCCGCTCCATGCCGGTGGGCGGGGTGTGCGTGACCGCCGAGCGGGACCGCCTCGAGATCCTCAAGGAGGAGGCGGCCAAGCGGCGCTGCCGGCTCATCGTGGTCGACCCGGAGACGGTCTCCGACGAGGAGATGCGCGGCTTCGGCTGGATCACGTTCAAGGAAAACGTCGCGATCGCACTCGCCGTCGCCCGCCTCGTCGGCATCGACCGGCGGGCCGCGCTGGCCGGCATGTGGGGCGCGCCGCCCGACCCGGGCGTGCTGACCGTCGAGACCTACGAGGCGAACGGGCGGCGGCTGCGCTTCGCCAACGTGTTCGCCGCCAACGACCCGGAGTCCACATTGCTCAACGTGCGCCAGCTCGCCCAGCAGGGCCTGATCCGCCGGCCGGTGCACCTGGTCATCAACTGCCGGCCCGACCGGGTCGAGCGCAACGGGCAGATGGGGGCGCTGGTGCCGCGGCTGGACCCGGACCGCGTACTGCTGATCGGCGAGCCGACCCGCAGCGCACTGTCCAAGATCCCGGAGCGCTGGCAGGGGCGGGTCCTCGACCTCGGCGGGCGGCAGCGCCCCGGCGCGATGCTGGACGCGCTGCTGGGCCAGGTGCGCGGCACGGCCTCGGTGGTCGCGGTCGGCAACATCCACGGCCAGGGCGAGGTCCTGATCGACGAGTTGGCGCGGCTGCGGGGTAAGCGGTGA